Proteins encoded by one window of Modestobacter marinus:
- the atpA gene encoding F0F1 ATP synthase subunit alpha has protein sequence MAELTISADEIRSAIQNYVTDYTPDVSREEVGVVTEAGDGIARVEGLPSVMTNELLEFEGGVRGLALNLDVREVGVVILGDFSGIEEGQTVRRTGEVLSVPVGDGFLGRVVDPLGNAIDGGSPIETTTRRALELQAPTVVQRQSVHEPMQTGIKAIDAMTPIGRGQRQLIIGDRQTGKSAIALDTIINQKQAWATGDPAQQVRCIYVAVGQKGSTIAATKAALEDAGAMEYTTIVAAPASEAAGFKYIAPYTGSAIGQHWMYEGKHVLIVFDDLSKQAEAYRAVSLLLRRPPGREAYPGDVFYLHSRLLERCAKLNDELGAGSMTGLPLIETKGNDVSAYIPTNVISITDGQIFLETGLFNSGVRPAINVGISVSRVGGSAQIKAMKSVAGRLRLDLAQFRELEAFASFSSDLDASSRATLDRGQRLVELLKQGQYSPFPVEREVVSLWLGTTGKLDKVPVADVRRFEAEFLEFVERGDNVVFDSIRSSKKLEDDTVASLERSVEAFYGRFTTSDGESLQVNEPEAEAMDARERGQETVQVKRAG, from the coding sequence ATGGCCGAGCTGACGATCTCCGCGGACGAGATCCGCAGTGCCATCCAGAACTACGTCACCGACTACACCCCGGACGTCTCCCGGGAAGAGGTCGGGGTCGTCACCGAGGCCGGCGACGGCATCGCCCGGGTCGAGGGCCTGCCCTCGGTCATGACCAACGAGCTGCTCGAGTTCGAGGGCGGTGTGCGTGGCCTGGCCCTGAACCTCGACGTGCGCGAGGTCGGCGTCGTCATCCTCGGTGACTTCTCCGGCATCGAGGAGGGCCAGACGGTCCGCCGGACCGGCGAGGTCCTCTCGGTGCCCGTCGGCGACGGCTTCCTCGGCCGGGTCGTCGACCCGCTGGGCAACGCCATCGACGGTGGCAGCCCGATCGAGACCACCACCCGTCGCGCCCTCGAGCTGCAGGCGCCCACCGTGGTGCAGCGGCAGTCGGTGCACGAGCCGATGCAGACCGGCATCAAGGCGATCGACGCGATGACGCCGATCGGCCGCGGCCAGCGTCAGCTGATCATCGGTGACCGGCAGACCGGCAAGTCGGCGATCGCGCTGGACACGATCATCAACCAGAAGCAGGCCTGGGCGACCGGTGACCCGGCCCAGCAGGTGCGCTGCATCTACGTGGCGGTCGGCCAGAAGGGCTCGACGATCGCGGCGACCAAGGCCGCGCTCGAGGACGCCGGCGCGATGGAGTACACGACCATCGTCGCCGCTCCCGCCTCCGAGGCAGCCGGCTTCAAGTACATCGCCCCCTACACCGGCTCGGCCATCGGCCAGCACTGGATGTACGAGGGCAAGCACGTCCTGATCGTGTTCGACGACCTGTCCAAGCAGGCCGAGGCCTACCGCGCCGTCTCCCTGCTGCTGCGCCGCCCGCCGGGCCGTGAGGCCTACCCCGGCGACGTCTTCTACTTGCACTCCCGTCTGCTCGAGCGTTGCGCGAAGCTCAACGACGAGCTGGGCGCGGGCTCGATGACCGGCCTGCCGCTGATCGAGACCAAGGGCAACGACGTCTCGGCCTACATCCCGACGAACGTCATCTCGATCACCGACGGCCAGATCTTCCTGGAGACCGGGCTCTTCAACTCCGGTGTCCGCCCGGCGATCAACGTGGGCATCTCGGTGTCCCGCGTGGGTGGCTCGGCGCAGATCAAGGCGATGAAGTCGGTCGCCGGCCGCCTGCGCCTGGACCTCGCCCAGTTCCGTGAGCTGGAGGCCTTCGCCTCCTTCTCCTCGGACCTGGACGCCTCCAGCCGGGCCACGCTGGACCGTGGCCAGCGCCTGGTCGAGCTGCTCAAGCAGGGCCAGTACTCGCCGTTCCCGGTCGAGCGCGAGGTCGTCTCGCTGTGGCTCGGTACCACCGGCAAGCTGGACAAGGTGCCCGTCGCCGACGTCCGCCGCTTCGAGGCGGAGTTCCTGGAGTTCGTCGAGCGGGGCGACAACGTCGTCTTCGACTCGATCCGGAGCTCCAAGAAGCTCGAGGACGACACGGTCGCCAGCCTGGAGCGGTCGGTCGAGGCCTTCTACGGCCGGTTCACCACCTCCGACGGCGAGTCGCTGCAGGTCAACGAGCCCGAGGCCGAGGCCATGGACGCCCGCGAGCGGGGCCAGGAGACCGTCCAGGTCAAGCGGGCCGGCTGA
- a CDS encoding F0F1 ATP synthase subunit gamma, which produces MAGSLRALRRRIRSTQSTKKIFSAQELIAGARIVRAQARVEASKPYAREITRVLSALAGSASLDHPLLTERENPRRVAVLVITSDRGFAGSYNVNVLRRTEELLALLRNEGKEPLLYVVGRKGETYYRFRDRDMEETWTGFSEQPGYENAQDIGRTLIAAFTAGEDDDETGAGADDVLGVDELHIVYTEFRSLLSQVPVANRMAPLVVEEVDELRDDRDAQVEEARSSDITPAYEFEPSAEQLLDALLPKYVTTRIYAALLEAAASESASRRRAMKSASDNAEELAKNLARQANQARQAEITQEISEIVGGADALVSANADD; this is translated from the coding sequence ATGGCCGGTTCCCTCCGCGCGCTGCGCCGCCGGATCCGCTCCACCCAGTCGACGAAGAAGATCTTCTCGGCCCAGGAGCTGATCGCCGGTGCGCGCATCGTGCGTGCCCAGGCCCGGGTGGAGGCCTCCAAGCCCTACGCCCGGGAGATCACCCGCGTGCTGTCGGCGCTGGCCGGCTCGGCGAGCCTGGACCACCCGCTGCTGACCGAGCGCGAGAACCCCCGGCGGGTCGCCGTCCTGGTGATCACCTCCGACCGCGGGTTCGCCGGCTCCTACAACGTCAACGTGCTGCGGCGCACCGAGGAGCTCCTCGCCCTGCTCCGCAACGAGGGCAAGGAGCCGCTCCTGTACGTCGTCGGCCGCAAGGGCGAGACGTACTACCGGTTCCGCGACCGGGACATGGAGGAGACCTGGACCGGGTTCTCCGAGCAGCCCGGGTACGAGAACGCGCAGGACATCGGCCGCACCCTCATCGCCGCCTTCACCGCTGGTGAGGACGACGACGAGACCGGCGCCGGCGCTGACGACGTGCTCGGCGTGGACGAGCTGCACATCGTCTACACCGAGTTCCGGTCCCTGCTCTCCCAGGTGCCGGTGGCCAACCGGATGGCCCCGCTGGTCGTCGAGGAGGTCGACGAGCTGCGGGACGACCGCGACGCCCAGGTCGAGGAGGCACGCAGCTCCGACATCACCCCGGCGTACGAGTTCGAGCCGTCGGCCGAGCAGCTGCTCGACGCGTTGCTGCCCAAGTACGTGACCACCCGGATCTACGCGGCACTGCTCGAGGCGGCGGCGTCGGAGTCGGCCTCCCGCCGGCGGGCGATGAAGTCGGCCTCGGACAACGCCGAGGAGCTGGCCAAGAACCTCGCCCGGCAGGCCAACCAGGCCCGCCAGGCCGAGATCACGCAGGAGATCAGCGAGATCGTCGGTGGCGCCGACGCGCTGGTGTCGGCCAACGCCGACGACTGA
- the atpD gene encoding F0F1 ATP synthase subunit beta codes for MTVTEERPSSQETVGAGRVVRVTGPVVDVEFPRDAMPELFNALKVEVTLADLGKTLTLEVAQHLGDNVVRTISMAPTDGLVRGAQVRDTGGPISVPVGDVVTGHVFNALGECLDTPGHAEDALHWSIHRNAPKFDQLEGRTELLETGIKVIDLLTPYVRGGKIGLFGGAGVGKTVLIQEMIRRVAQEFGGVSVFAGVGERTREGNDLITEMTESGVINSTALVFGQMDEPPGTRLRVALSALTMAEYFRDEQDQDVLLFIDNIFRFTQAGSEVSTLLGRMPSAVGYQPTLADEMGTLQERITSTRGRSITSLQAIYVPADDITDPAPHTTFAHLDATTVLSRPISEKGIYPAVDPLDSTSRILDAQYIGQEHYDIAREVQRILQRYQELQDIIAILGIDELGEEDKVTVNRARRIERFLSQNMFVAEAFTGQPGSYVPLTETLQAFKALTVGEYDHVPEQAFFMCGGLEDLERNYDKLKKS; via the coding sequence ATGACCGTCACAGAGGAACGTCCGTCCAGCCAGGAGACCGTCGGCGCAGGCCGCGTCGTCCGGGTCACGGGCCCGGTCGTCGACGTCGAGTTCCCCCGCGACGCGATGCCCGAGCTCTTCAACGCCCTCAAGGTCGAGGTCACCCTCGCCGACCTGGGCAAGACGCTGACCCTCGAGGTCGCCCAGCACCTGGGTGACAACGTGGTCCGCACCATCTCGATGGCCCCGACCGACGGCCTGGTCCGCGGCGCGCAGGTCCGGGACACCGGGGGCCCGATCTCGGTGCCCGTCGGTGACGTGGTGACCGGGCACGTGTTCAACGCCCTGGGCGAGTGCCTGGACACCCCCGGCCACGCCGAGGACGCCCTGCACTGGTCGATCCACCGCAACGCGCCCAAGTTCGACCAGCTCGAGGGCCGCACCGAGCTGCTGGAGACGGGGATCAAGGTCATCGACCTGCTGACCCCCTACGTCCGCGGCGGGAAGATCGGCCTGTTCGGCGGGGCCGGCGTCGGCAAGACGGTGCTCATCCAGGAGATGATCCGCCGCGTCGCGCAGGAGTTCGGTGGCGTGTCGGTGTTCGCCGGCGTCGGCGAGCGCACCCGTGAGGGCAACGACCTGATCACCGAGATGACCGAGTCCGGCGTCATCAACTCGACCGCGCTGGTCTTCGGCCAGATGGACGAGCCGCCGGGCACCCGGCTCCGGGTGGCGCTCTCGGCCCTGACGATGGCGGAGTACTTCCGCGACGAGCAGGACCAGGACGTGCTGCTCTTCATCGACAACATCTTCCGGTTCACCCAGGCCGGCTCCGAGGTCTCCACGCTGCTGGGGCGCATGCCCTCCGCGGTGGGCTACCAGCCGACCCTGGCCGACGAGATGGGCACGCTGCAGGAGCGGATCACCTCGACGCGGGGGCGGTCCATCACCTCGCTGCAGGCGATCTACGTGCCCGCTGACGACATCACCGACCCGGCGCCGCACACCACGTTCGCGCACCTCGACGCGACGACGGTGCTCTCCCGGCCGATCTCGGAGAAGGGCATCTACCCGGCCGTCGACCCGCTGGACTCCACCAGCCGGATCCTCGACGCGCAGTACATCGGGCAGGAGCACTACGACATCGCCCGCGAGGTCCAGCGGATCCTGCAGCGCTACCAGGAGCTGCAGGACATCATCGCGATCCTCGGCATCGACGAGCTCGGTGAGGAGGACAAGGTCACGGTGAACCGGGCCCGTCGCATCGAGCGGTTCCTCTCGCAGAACATGTTCGTCGCCGAGGCCTTCACCGGGCAGCCGGGGTCCTACGTCCCGCTGACGGAGACCCTGCAGGCCTTCAAGGCGCTGACCGTGGGCGAGTACGACCACGTTCCCGAGCAGGCCTTCTTCATGTGCGGTGGCCTCGAGGACCTCGAGCGGAACTACGACAAGCTGAAGAAGAGCTGA
- a CDS encoding F0F1 ATP synthase subunit epsilon has protein sequence MATLQVELVAVEKMLWSGEASMVIARTTEGELGVMPGHAPLLGELAPGGVVRIRTESGDDLVVAAHGGFLSVTERGVSILAETAEISSDIDVERAREALRRAEQAGDDPEALAAARRAQSRLRAAGQDA, from the coding sequence GTGGCGACCCTGCAGGTCGAGCTCGTGGCCGTGGAGAAGATGCTCTGGTCCGGTGAGGCCAGCATGGTCATCGCCCGCACGACCGAGGGTGAGCTCGGGGTCATGCCCGGCCACGCGCCGCTGCTCGGTGAGCTGGCCCCCGGTGGGGTCGTCCGCATCCGCACCGAGTCCGGCGACGACCTGGTGGTCGCCGCCCACGGTGGTTTCCTCTCGGTGACCGAGCGCGGGGTGTCGATCCTGGCCGAGACGGCGGAGATCTCCTCCGACATCGACGTCGAGCGGGCCCGCGAGGCGCTCCGTCGCGCGGAGCAGGCCGGGGACGACCCGGAGGCGCTCGCCGCCGCCCGCCGGGCCCAGTCCCGGCTCCGCGCCGCCGGCCAGGACGCCTGA
- a CDS encoding DUF2550 domain-containing protein encodes MTTAVLVLVGLLLVALVAAFLLRRRFLLSGLGAVTMWLRAPGTSRWAVGVAWYSGDMLLWYRALSLSVRPNRRLCRAQFQVDARRRPTAADLSLPDESVILTVRTGSGPQELAMDSSTVTGFLSWIESAPPVDR; translated from the coding sequence GTGACCACCGCTGTCCTGGTCCTCGTCGGGCTGCTGCTGGTCGCGCTGGTCGCCGCCTTCCTGCTGCGCCGCCGGTTCCTGCTCTCCGGGCTGGGGGCGGTCACCATGTGGCTGCGTGCGCCGGGCACCTCCCGGTGGGCCGTGGGCGTCGCCTGGTACTCCGGCGACATGCTGCTCTGGTACCGCGCCCTGTCGCTGTCGGTCCGCCCCAACCGGCGACTGTGCCGGGCGCAGTTCCAGGTCGACGCCCGGCGCCGTCCGACCGCGGCGGACCTGTCGCTGCCCGACGAGAGCGTGATCCTCACCGTCCGCACCGGGTCCGGGCCGCAGGAGCTGGCGATGGACTCCTCGACGGTGACCGGGTTCCTGTCCTGGATCGAGTCCGCCCCGCCGGTCGACCGCTGA
- a CDS encoding cob(I)yrinic acid a,c-diamide adenosyltransferase: MTVRLTRIYTRTGDAGQTHLGDMSRVAKTDPRLIAYADVDETNSALGVAVALGGPSAEVTGLLRSVQNDLFDVGADLSTPIQEAPEHPPLRITAAYTERLEAACDAANAELPALTSFVLPGGTPLAALLHTARTVARRAERSVWALLAVDAEGTNAETARYLNRLSDLLFILARAANPDGDVLWEPGAHSGVHAQRAAREG; the protein is encoded by the coding sequence ATGACCGTCCGGCTGACCCGCATCTACACCCGCACCGGTGACGCCGGGCAGACCCACCTCGGGGACATGTCCCGGGTGGCCAAGACCGATCCGCGGCTGATCGCCTATGCCGACGTCGACGAGACCAACAGCGCGCTCGGGGTCGCCGTGGCGCTGGGCGGGCCGTCGGCCGAGGTCACCGGGCTGCTCCGCAGCGTGCAGAACGACCTGTTCGACGTGGGCGCCGACCTCTCCACCCCGATCCAGGAGGCGCCGGAGCACCCGCCGCTGCGGATCACCGCGGCCTACACCGAGCGGCTGGAGGCGGCCTGCGACGCCGCCAACGCCGAGCTGCCCGCGCTCACCTCGTTCGTCCTCCCGGGGGGCACGCCGCTCGCCGCACTGCTGCACACGGCGCGGACGGTGGCCCGGCGGGCCGAGCGCAGCGTCTGGGCGTTGCTGGCGGTCGACGCCGAGGGCACCAACGCCGAGACCGCTCGGTACCTCAACCGGCTGTCGGACCTGCTGTTCATCCTGGCCCGCGCCGCCAACCCCGACGGCGACGTGCTCTGGGAGCCCGGGGCCCACAGCGGGGTGCACGCCCAGCGCGCGGCCCGGGAGGGCTGA
- the murA gene encoding UDP-N-acetylglucosamine 1-carboxyvinyltransferase yields the protein MDCFEVTGGASLRGRVRVTGAKNSALKLMAAALLAPGRTTLDEVPDILDVSIMSEVLRRLGCGVTFERYPLEPGGSPSGGGRVLIDVPERPSSETDYDLVRRMRASISVLGPLVARLGTAKVALPGGDAIGSRGLDMHVAGLERLGATVVNEHGFLIATAPKLVGTSIWLDFPSVGATENLVMAAALAQGTTIVDNAAREPEIVDLCRMLVAMGAEIEGAGTSTITVEGVRELHPVAYSTVPDRIVAGTWAIGAVMTRGDLVIERAVAEHLSVPLEKLVNAGATVESRDDGIRVAMTDRPRGMDVVTLPFPGFPTDLQPMAVALAAVSSGTALITENVFEGRFMFVNELVRLGADVRIDGHHAVVRGRERLSSAPVLATDIRAGAGLVLAGLLTDGVTEVQDVHHVDRGYPDFTEQLRGVGVQIERTQRPS from the coding sequence GTGGACTGCTTCGAGGTGACCGGCGGGGCGTCCCTGCGTGGCCGCGTCCGGGTGACCGGTGCGAAGAACAGCGCGCTCAAGCTCATGGCGGCGGCCCTGCTCGCCCCGGGCCGGACGACGCTGGACGAGGTGCCCGACATCCTCGACGTCTCGATCATGAGCGAGGTGCTGCGGCGCCTGGGCTGTGGCGTGACCTTCGAGCGCTACCCGCTGGAGCCCGGTGGCAGCCCGAGCGGCGGCGGGCGGGTGCTGATCGACGTCCCGGAGCGCCCCTCCAGCGAGACCGACTACGACCTGGTCCGCCGGATGCGTGCCTCGATCAGCGTGCTCGGCCCGCTGGTGGCCCGGCTGGGCACCGCCAAGGTCGCGCTGCCCGGGGGTGACGCCATCGGCTCCCGCGGGCTGGACATGCACGTCGCGGGCCTGGAGCGGCTCGGTGCCACCGTGGTCAACGAGCACGGCTTCCTGATCGCGACCGCCCCGAAGCTCGTCGGCACCTCGATCTGGCTGGACTTCCCCTCCGTGGGGGCGACCGAGAACCTCGTGATGGCCGCCGCGCTGGCCCAGGGGACGACGATCGTGGACAACGCCGCCCGCGAGCCGGAGATCGTCGACCTGTGCCGGATGCTGGTCGCGATGGGCGCCGAGATCGAGGGCGCCGGCACCTCCACCATCACCGTGGAGGGCGTCCGGGAGCTGCACCCGGTGGCCTACTCGACCGTCCCGGACCGCATCGTCGCGGGCACCTGGGCGATCGGCGCGGTCATGACGCGGGGCGACCTGGTGATCGAGCGGGCGGTGGCCGAGCACCTGAGCGTGCCGCTGGAGAAGCTGGTCAACGCGGGCGCGACCGTGGAGTCCCGGGACGACGGCATCCGGGTGGCGATGACCGACCGACCGCGGGGCATGGACGTCGTCACGCTGCCCTTCCCCGGCTTCCCGACCGACCTGCAGCCGATGGCCGTGGCGCTGGCCGCGGTCTCCAGCGGCACCGCGCTGATCACCGAGAACGTCTTCGAGGGCCGGTTCATGTTCGTCAACGAGCTGGTCCGGCTCGGGGCCGACGTGCGGATCGACGGCCACCACGCCGTGGTGCGCGGTCGGGAGCGGCTCTCCAGCGCCCCGGTGCTGGCCACCGACATCCGCGCCGGGGCCGGCCTGGTGCTCGCGGGGCTCCTCACCGACGGCGTCACCGAGGTGCAGGACGTGCACCACGTCGACCGCGGCTACCCGGACTTCACCGAGCAGCTGCGCGGCGTGGGCGTCCAGATCGAGCGGACCCAGCGCCCCAGCTGA
- a CDS encoding methylmalonyl-CoA mutase family protein, translating to MPFPSAPKDRDRPWVMRTYAGHSSPGESNALYRRNLAKGQTGLSVAFDLPTQTGYDPDDELAVGEVGKVGVPVAHLGDMRALFDGIPLDEMNTSMTINATAMWQLALYQVVAEEQGHDVAQLAGTTQNDIIKEYLSRGTYVFPPAQSMRLITDMVAYTVTAMPRWNPINICSYHLQEAGATPVQEIAYAMSTAIAVLDSVRDSGQVPPERFGDVVARISFFVNAGVRFVEEMCKMRAFGQLWDELTAERYGVTDPKQRRFRYGVQVNSLGLTEAQPENNVQRIVLEMLAVTLSRDARARAVQLPAWNEALGLPRPWDQQWSLRLQQVLAFETDLLEYEDLFTGSVVVERKVAELVEGARAEIARVQELGGAVAAVESGHMKSELVASLAQRRRRMESGEDVVVGVNRYTTSEPNPLLADLETAIQTVDPAVEAAAQAAVRRWRGERDPGPVAEALAELRAAAGTDANLMAATLRCARAGVTTGEWAGALRAVFGEYRAPTGVGAAAAGAADSALAEVREAVRRTGAELGGRLRFLVGKPGLDGHSNGAEQIAVRARDAGFEVVYQGIRLTPAQIVSAAVEEDVHVVGLSVLSGSHLQVVPAVLDGLRAAGLDDVPVVVGGIVPDGDARRLRELGVARVFTPKDFGITDIMAEVVAVVREANGLPADVPAPVPV from the coding sequence ATGCCGTTCCCTTCAGCGCCGAAGGACCGCGACCGTCCCTGGGTCATGCGCACCTATGCCGGCCACTCCTCACCGGGGGAGTCCAACGCCCTCTACCGCCGGAACCTCGCCAAGGGGCAGACCGGGTTGTCGGTCGCCTTCGACCTCCCCACCCAGACCGGCTACGACCCCGACGACGAGCTCGCCGTCGGTGAGGTGGGCAAGGTCGGGGTGCCGGTCGCGCACCTCGGCGACATGCGGGCGCTGTTCGACGGCATCCCGCTGGACGAGATGAACACGTCGATGACGATCAACGCGACGGCGATGTGGCAGCTGGCGCTCTACCAGGTGGTCGCGGAGGAGCAGGGCCACGACGTCGCCCAGCTGGCCGGGACGACGCAGAACGACATCATCAAGGAGTACCTGTCGCGGGGGACCTACGTCTTCCCGCCGGCGCAGAGCATGCGGCTGATCACCGACATGGTCGCCTACACGGTGACGGCGATGCCGCGGTGGAACCCGATCAACATCTGCAGCTACCACCTGCAGGAGGCCGGGGCGACGCCGGTGCAGGAGATCGCCTACGCGATGAGCACGGCGATCGCCGTGCTGGACTCGGTGCGCGACTCCGGGCAGGTGCCGCCCGAGCGCTTCGGCGACGTCGTCGCCCGGATCTCCTTCTTCGTCAACGCCGGGGTCCGCTTCGTCGAGGAGATGTGCAAGATGCGCGCCTTCGGCCAGCTCTGGGACGAGCTGACCGCCGAGCGCTACGGCGTCACCGACCCGAAGCAGCGGCGCTTCCGCTACGGGGTGCAGGTCAACTCGCTGGGGCTGACCGAGGCGCAGCCGGAGAACAACGTCCAGCGGATCGTGCTGGAGATGCTCGCGGTCACGCTGTCCCGGGACGCCCGGGCGCGGGCGGTGCAGCTGCCGGCCTGGAACGAGGCGCTCGGCCTGCCCCGGCCGTGGGACCAGCAGTGGTCGCTGCGGCTGCAGCAGGTGCTCGCGTTCGAGACCGACCTGCTGGAGTACGAGGACCTGTTCACCGGCTCGGTGGTGGTCGAGCGGAAGGTCGCCGAGCTGGTCGAGGGTGCCCGGGCGGAGATCGCCCGGGTGCAGGAGCTGGGCGGCGCGGTCGCCGCGGTCGAGTCCGGCCACATGAAGAGCGAGCTGGTGGCCTCGCTGGCCCAGCGCCGCCGCCGGATGGAGAGCGGCGAGGACGTCGTCGTCGGCGTCAACCGGTACACCACCAGCGAGCCCAACCCGCTGCTGGCCGACCTGGAGACGGCGATCCAGACCGTCGACCCGGCGGTCGAGGCGGCGGCGCAGGCCGCGGTGCGGCGGTGGCGCGGGGAGCGGGACCCCGGGCCGGTGGCCGAGGCGCTCGCCGAGCTGCGGGCGGCCGCGGGCACCGACGCGAACCTGATGGCGGCCACGCTGCGCTGCGCCCGGGCCGGGGTGACGACGGGGGAGTGGGCCGGCGCCCTGCGCGCGGTGTTCGGGGAGTACCGGGCCCCCACCGGCGTCGGGGCGGCCGCCGCCGGAGCAGCCGACAGCGCCCTGGCCGAGGTGCGGGAGGCGGTCCGCCGCACCGGGGCCGAGCTGGGTGGCCGGCTGCGCTTCCTGGTCGGCAAGCCGGGGCTGGACGGGCACTCCAACGGCGCCGAGCAGATCGCCGTGCGGGCCCGGGACGCCGGCTTCGAGGTGGTCTACCAGGGGATCCGGCTCACCCCGGCGCAGATCGTCTCCGCTGCCGTCGAGGAGGACGTGCACGTGGTCGGCCTGTCGGTGCTGTCGGGCTCGCACCTGCAGGTGGTGCCGGCCGTGCTGGACGGCCTGCGGGCGGCCGGCCTGGACGACGTCCCCGTGGTGGTCGGCGGGATCGTCCCGGACGGCGACGCCCGGCGGCTGCGGGAGCTGGGGGTGGCCCGGGTCTTCACGCCGAAGGACTTCGGGATCACCGACATCATGGCCGAGGTCGTCGCCGTCGTCCGCGAGGCGAACGGGCTCCCGGCTGACGTCCCGGCGCCGGTGCCCGTCTGA
- a CDS encoding DUF2975 domain-containing protein translates to MLPIRFLLALVFAALVAAQVWAVPGMLPELADPSLEQSLVREAMLWAAVLGLACVQVVVVCTWKLLTMVRTDCIFSASSLPWVNAILAALAVGWLMLLGTFVSSYYFIVDEVSDDPGPPVLLLVLLLIGAVVGLLMVVMRALLQQATSLRTDMEAVI, encoded by the coding sequence GTGCTCCCGATCCGTTTCCTGCTCGCGCTGGTGTTCGCCGCCCTCGTCGCCGCGCAGGTCTGGGCAGTGCCGGGGATGCTGCCGGAGCTGGCCGACCCGTCGCTGGAGCAGTCGCTCGTGCGTGAGGCGATGCTCTGGGCCGCGGTGTTGGGCCTGGCGTGCGTCCAGGTCGTCGTCGTCTGCACCTGGAAGCTGCTGACCATGGTCCGCACCGACTGCATCTTCAGCGCGAGCTCGCTGCCGTGGGTCAACGCGATCCTGGCGGCGCTGGCCGTCGGCTGGCTCATGCTGCTGGGGACCTTCGTCAGCTCGTACTACTTCATCGTCGACGAGGTCAGCGACGACCCGGGGCCGCCGGTCCTCCTGCTGGTGCTGCTGCTGATCGGGGCGGTCGTGGGGCTGCTGATGGTGGTCATGCGCGCGCTGCTGCAGCAGGCCACCTCGCTGCGCACCGACATGGAAGCGGTCATCTGA
- a CDS encoding helix-turn-helix domain-containing protein, whose amino-acid sequence MPIVVRIDVELAKRKMGVGEFAERVGLTPANVAVLKNGRAKAVRFSTLEAMCRVLDCQPGDLLEWVEDDHAEPRPAEAAHH is encoded by the coding sequence ATGCCGATCGTCGTGCGCATCGACGTGGAGCTGGCCAAGCGGAAGATGGGCGTCGGGGAGTTCGCCGAACGGGTCGGGCTCACCCCGGCCAACGTGGCGGTGCTGAAGAACGGCCGGGCCAAGGCCGTCCGCTTCAGCACCCTGGAGGCGATGTGCCGGGTGCTGGACTGCCAGCCCGGCGACCTCCTCGAGTGGGTCGAGGACGACCACGCCGAGCCGCGCCCCGCGGAGGCGGCCCACCACTGA
- a CDS encoding Gfo/Idh/MocA family protein gives MIRSRVVEVGSTVVEPVRFGLVGYGFGGRYFHAPLLAAARECDLIAVATSSTERRALLSREHPGATAVGSLAELAAAGVEAVAISTPADTHTALTDQALDLGLAVVCDKPFALDAPAARSSVERAERLSLPLAPYQNRRWDSDFRTVQALAEAGTLGRITRLESRFERFTPDPGPAPSGGGTLLDFGSHLVDQALVLLGPVTSVYAEWRVRANGLDDDVFVALTHAGGARSHLAGSWSEGAPGDRFRVTGTAGSYVVGGPMDGQEEALVAGETPATRGPDWGAEPEERWGRVRRGDHEDRVPTLPGAWDTFYPAFAAAVRGQGLVPVDPRDAVASLTVLDAARRSATEGVVVRLD, from the coding sequence ATGATCCGGTCACGCGTCGTCGAGGTGGGGAGCACCGTGGTGGAGCCCGTTCGGTTCGGACTGGTGGGGTACGGCTTCGGTGGCCGGTACTTCCACGCCCCGCTGCTGGCCGCCGCGAGGGAGTGCGACCTCATCGCCGTCGCCACCTCCTCGACCGAGCGCCGCGCACTGCTCAGCCGGGAGCACCCGGGTGCGACCGCCGTCGGGTCGCTGGCCGAGCTGGCCGCGGCCGGCGTCGAGGCGGTGGCGATCTCGACCCCCGCCGACACCCACACCGCGCTCACCGACCAGGCGCTCGACCTCGGCCTCGCCGTGGTCTGCGACAAGCCGTTCGCCCTGGACGCGCCGGCCGCGCGGTCCAGCGTCGAGCGGGCCGAGCGGCTCAGCCTGCCGCTGGCGCCCTACCAGAACCGCCGCTGGGACTCCGACTTCCGCACCGTCCAGGCCCTGGCCGAGGCGGGCACGCTGGGCCGGATCACCCGGCTGGAGTCCCGGTTCGAGCGGTTCACCCCCGACCCCGGCCCGGCACCGTCCGGCGGGGGCACGCTGCTGGACTTCGGCAGCCACCTGGTCGACCAGGCACTGGTGCTCCTCGGCCCGGTGACGTCGGTCTACGCCGAGTGGCGGGTGCGGGCGAACGGGCTGGACGACGACGTCTTCGTCGCCCTCACGCACGCCGGCGGCGCCCGCTCGCACCTGGCCGGCAGCTGGAGCGAGGGCGCACCGGGCGACCGCTTCCGGGTCACCGGCACGGCCGGCAGCTACGTCGTCGGCGGGCCGATGGACGGCCAGGAGGAGGCACTCGTCGCCGGCGAGACCCCGGCCACCCGCGGCCCGGACTGGGGTGCGGAACCGGAGGAGCGCTGGGGGCGGGTCCGGCGGGGCGACCACGAGGACCGGGTCCCCACCCTGCCCGGCGCCTGGGACACCTTCTACCCGGCGTTCGCCGCCGCGGTCCGCGGTCAGGGGCTGGTCCCGGTCGACCCCCGGGACGCCGTCGCCTCGCTCACCGTGCTCGACGCCGCCCGGCGCAGCGCCACCGAGGGCGTCGTCGTCCGGCTCGACTGA